In Candidatus Manganitrophus morganii, the genomic window CCCCTCTCATCTCCATCAGGTGCAAGGCCAGATCGGGTCGGGGGTCATCATCGATCCGAATGGATACATCGTCACCAATCACCATGTCATTGCCGACGCGAAGGAGATCCGGGTGATCTTAAACGATCGAAGGGCATTTTCCGCCAAGGTCGTGGGGAGCGATATCAAGAGCGATCTCGCTGTGGTGAAGATCGACGCCCGGAACCTGCCGTCGGCCTCCTGGGGAGATTCTTCAAAACTGCAAGTCGGAGAATATGTGCTGGCGATCGGCAATCCGTTCGGACTGATGGAAACGGTCACCCTCGGCATCATCTCGGCCGTCGGGCGGGCGAATGTCGGCATCGCCGATTATGAAGACTTTATCCAGACCGACGCGCCGATCAATCCCGGAAATTCAGGCGGCGCGCTGGTGAATATCCGGGGGGAGCTCATCGGGGTGAATACGGCGATTTTCAGCGAGGGGGGAGGATCGATGGGGATCGGCTTCGCCATTCCGAGCAACATGGCGAAACCGGTGATGGAGAGTTTAATGAAAGCGGGAAAGGTCGTTCGGGGCTGGCTAGGGATCTCGATTCAGGAGGTGACCCCGGAGCTGGCGAAAGAGTTCGGTCTCTCCAATCCGAAAGGGGTCCTCGTCGGAGATCTTCTGATCAACGGTCCCGCCGACAAGGCGGGGCTGCGGCGGGGGGATATTATTTTAGAGGCGGACGGAGAGCCGGTCGAGAGCGTGGGGCAATTTCGGAACTTGACCGCCTCCGCTTCGGTCGGAAGCCCGCTCAAGCTAAACATTTACCGGGAAGGGCGTCCGCAGACGATCGGCGTCACCGTCGAGGAAAATGTGGGAGAAGCCGTTCGGGAAGCGCCGCCCCAAGTCGAGCAGAGGGAGACGAGCGCGCCGATGGACGGCATCGAGGTCCGCGACATTTCCCCGGAGGCGTTGGAAGAGCGTATCCTGAACAATAGCCGGGAGGGGGTCGTCGTGGAGGGGGTGGCATCGGGGAGCGGCGGAGAGGAGGCGGGGCTCCGGCAGGGGGATATCCTTGTGGAGGTCAATCGAAAACCGCTCGGGAATGTGAAGGAGTACAAAGAGGTGATCTCAAAAATGAAGAAAGATCAAACGGTGCTCCTATTGATCGACCGGGGAGGCCGGACCTTCTTTATGACTGTCCGGCCTTCTTAGAGGACCCTTCGGAATCAAGGGCGAAGACGTTGCCCGCTTCAAGCGGGCCGACGTTTCGCCTCTTTGTGCCGGCAGATGATTTTCCCTTCCATGCCGAGTCTTCGGTGGCCGGGGAGAGGGCAGAAGTAGGGGAACGCTCCTTCCTTCGCGACGAATTTGATGATCGTCCGTTCGCCCACCGTGTCGACCCGCGCCGACTTCACCGCCAGCTCGGGGATCGACAAAACATGCGGCGCCCCGTCGCCGTTTTCGATGATTAATTCGACCACCTCTCCCTCATACACCTCCAGGGTCGGGTTCTTGGTTCCATCCTCTCCGATAAATGCGAACTCGCCCGACATCTCCGTTTTGAGGAGATACGTTTTGCCGTGGGCCGTTCCGGCGCCGATAAGGATGAAAGAAATCAGGACCAACGCTGCCACCTTCATTGTCCACTCCTTTTCCGTGGGTTAAGAGACGACCATCGCCGTTTTTTTAAGGTGCCGCTCGACCGCCCTCCGGTGGATCTGCTGCGGTCTGCTCTCGAGCAGGCATTCTTTCGAGCAGAGGATCTCCTCGCTGCAAAAGAGCGGGCAGCTCACGACGTCAAGTCCTTTGCCGATTTTTCGGGGATTCCGGAAAATGTTGATTTCCATCCCGACCCGGAGCGGGTCTCCCGTTTCGGGACAGATCACCGGAACGCGCTTGCGCGCCGGCCGCGCGACGGAGAGAAAATAGACGGCCGGAATCAGAGCGAAAACTCCCACGGACAGAAAGCCGATCCAGGGGGAGAGCGCCGATGTCAACCAGGCCACAGATTCCATAGCAGACCTCCTTGTTTTGAGTGGGTGGACGGGTCAATCGTTTACAATCCCCAGTC contains:
- a CDS encoding DegQ family serine endoprotease, whose translation is MNHLFKTVLALFFILRFISEGVPLPFLAHAAEPPRESRSLPADPPLSEPVFVEIAERMIPTVVNISTTSLHSGRDLPSLDPFSEDSFFKRFFGDSPSHLHQVQGQIGSGVIIDPNGYIVTNHHVIADAKEIRVILNDRRAFSAKVVGSDIKSDLAVVKIDARNLPSASWGDSSKLQVGEYVLAIGNPFGLMETVTLGIISAVGRANVGIADYEDFIQTDAPINPGNSGGALVNIRGELIGVNTAIFSEGGGSMGIGFAIPSNMAKPVMESLMKAGKVVRGWLGISIQEVTPELAKEFGLSNPKGVLVGDLLINGPADKAGLRRGDIILEADGEPVESVGQFRNLTASASVGSPLKLNIYREGRPQTIGVTVEENVGEAVREAPPQVEQRETSAPMDGIEVRDISPEALEERILNNSREGVVVEGVASGSGGEEAGLRQGDILVEVNRKPLGNVKEYKEVISKMKKDQTVLLLIDRGGRTFFMTVRPS
- a CDS encoding cupredoxin domain-containing protein, giving the protein MKVAALVLISFILIGAGTAHGKTYLLKTEMSGEFAFIGEDGTKNPTLEVYEGEVVELIIENGDGAPHVLSIPELAVKSARVDTVGERTIIKFVAKEGAFPYFCPLPGHRRLGMEGKIICRHKEAKRRPA